The Plasmodium falciparum 3D7 genome assembly, chromosome: 5 DNA window ttttttaattattatttacaatatGGCTTATCCATATATGTCTGAGTAATCTTATTGTTTATATGTGTTattacattataattataataaatttgtcaaatgaaaagatattatatatatatatatatatatatatatatatatatatgtatattcattaattttattattattttttatattttttttttttccattattattattagaatatagtgttattttaatttttaatttaaattttttttttttttttttgtatttctttttttaatacatatattatttatatgtgtatatatataataatatatatatatatatatttttttttttttatgtacatattaaaaaaaatataataaacttattaaaattaaaccatatgaatatattttaatttgaacctctttaattataaatatgtaatatattaaatttttatgtaaGTATTAAATAATGTGTACATTGTTAcaaggataataataaaaagaatttttttttttttttttcttttttgcttcttaacatatatacatttggtataatatattcccTCACATATTTTTTCCCCTTTTCCTTAATTAAAAagcaaataaatataataagttaaaaaataaaaaaaatatatatatcaattatataacaaaaaatatatatatattatatatatatatatatacaatttttcctttttcctttttctttatatttccaTACAAGAAcacaagaaaatattttaattttatttttaatatcgtatgaaattatatatttataaaaaaaaaaaaaaaaaaaaaaagtaaaataaaataaataaataatttaatgtacatatataatatatatattatatatatatatatatatatatatatgtaatatcataatatttatatgtaatccTTTacgaaatgaataaaaaaaaaaatgcctAATTTTGAAGAATGAAAAGTGTAGGAAGTAAAGTTACTAAATTGATAGGAAAGATATTATGTAAAaacgaaaagaaaaatagaagaagaaaaaataataagacgAAAGattgttcattattttttataataaaaaaacaaagttgtccattgttatatattattttgtccatattatatataacatattgtATGGAATGTATTGTATGTATGAAATTATCGAAGAATGACAATTGCttaaatagaaataaatatttttttcttgaatataaattaaataatgattattatggAAAGAAAAgttatgtaaataatataagaaaacatatttcaaaaaaagataatgttattaataatcacaaaaattttaaattaaaaagttCAAAGGTTGATGAAATTATAGAaagtttaaaaaatttaacttTACTAGAAGCTAGTGAATTAGTCAAAAAAATTGAACTAACATTTTCTGTAGATACAAAACAAAATTTAAATGCATCTAATTCTAGTGGACaagaaaataaacaaaatgaatctgatggaaaagaaaatgaagaagatgaagaaaataaggTATATGATTTAATACTGGAAAATATAGAACCTAACAAAAAAATACCCATCATAAAAATCgttaaagaaataaaaaaagatctTAATTTAAAACAAGCAAAGGATTTAGTTGATAATTTGCCACAAACACTTTTTGAAAAAGTTAACAAAGAAACTGCAGATAAATGGAAAACAAAATTGACAGAAGCAGGGGGTATAGTAAAATTGAAATAATCTTTTTTAAAGGACGTGTTAcagaattttatatattcttataatgattttctttattttattttatttgtttttttttttttttttctgttattttgaaagaataaattatatatttattcatcaATTATTCgctatataatgtatatatgtacctATTTcatacacacacacacacaaacaaacatatatatatatatatatatatatatatatttttatatagtttttatttattatctttaaataggttatatcttttttcaGTAACCttgatataattatatatattatatagaaaaataatatatatgaatgttttctttttcgtttaattattattttattttatttttttatgttttatataacatgttttattgttttttttttttaatatttattatcaaatgaataataacttttaaaatgtaaataacaatttttatatattatgtaaatttaaaaaaaaaatgagcacataaatatattatatatatatatatatatatatatatatatatgtgaatagtataaattttaaatggTAAGACAAAAACTGggcatataataaaaaaataataaaataacataatatatatatatatatatatatatatatgttcgcatttaagatatattttttaaatttaacgAGGagcatataaattataatatgaggtgacaaatttttaatataataaataatagaaaaaaaaaaaaaaaaaaaatattttatatattaataaataaataaataaatatatatatatatacatttgtgtcactaaattttattatatatataattgaaaaaaagaagatttaTCATTTGAGCATATAAATACCTACCTACTTTCGTATATTCCATGGTATAAAACTTCAAATGCATATTATATCTTTACTTATTATTGAAccataaatatgtaatatatatatatatattatatgtctgtttttatatctttaaatatataattcattatttataatttaatttgtttaGTTTAATTGTGGAACATTGGCTGCTTGTTGGGCTTGAAAGAACTGAGCTTGCATTTCAAATAATTGACACTCTTTTTCATATTGAAAAGCTATAGGTGTTACTAAAACAACTACTGAAACACCTGCTATCCATACAACCCATGATGTTgtttttatactttttttaagaaaattatttattctatTCTTTGCTACTCTTAATTTATTTCTCATACGAATGGCATCCTTATGGGCTAATTGAAAAACTGGCTTGTTCGATATTACCAAAcgattttcttcatttatcgTAATAATTTTTGATAGTGCTGTTCCCATTATTTCTtcagaaaaaattaaaaaattaaacaatataaataaataaataaataaatatatatatatatatatatatatatatatatatatatatatatatatatatgagtgtatacttttaaaaaagtatattaaacgaactaataatatttataaattcaaCGTCATAAGCTATTTattcaaagaaaaaaaaattaaagaaaacaaaaaattaataaatcataaatatatatatatatatatatatatgtaatatattttttaattaattataaataaatatattaatgtaaatgatgaaaattataaaattcacTGCTTAGGgatgttatataatatatataatatatatatatatatatatatatatataaatgtttatattttttttccaactttaataatatcttaatttaaaaaaaaaaaaaatacattttgCGCATATAAAGGTAAAATTTTATTCCATAGGTATAATTAACtatatgaattaaaaaaaaaaaaaaaaatatatatttatatatatatatatatataatatatatataatatttatatatataatataatataatatttatatgtataatattttccttcttttattataatatttactgcatattaaataaatattttaaacatataaatacaaaaaatatttattttctcaataataaatgagttcccttacttttcattttatgtgtataaaggaataatatgagtaaaaataaaaatttatatgtataaatatatatataataaaataacagGATGTAGtcaattcatatatttatatatatatatatattttttttttttttgttttatttttgtttctttgaaaatattataatatatagaaatataaaatgtaccATTTGtataatgaacaaaaaaaaaaaaaaaaaaaaccttaCATCCTTTAGCTTGAtgatttctatatattaagaaataaaGTAAAACCATAAGagttatattttgtataaaaaGATTAGGACGCctacataatttattatatatacgatcatatagtataatatgtatatttttctcatttttaaTTGTCTAATTAACAGGTTAGTAAAATTTAAGTAcccctatatatatatatatatatatatatatataaattttattcagTTGAtctcaatatatttaattgtattattacataaaaaaattaaaaaaaaaataatacaaaaaaatgaaatatataaatataaatatatatataaatatatatatatatatatatatatatatatattataacaaaaaaaataatacataaatatgtacattGTAAAAAgtgtacatataatttaattaattaaacaatattttcgttatattttgatgtactgattcatatatatatatatatatatatatatatatatatatatttatttatttatttatttatttatttatatttatttatatttatttatatttatatttatttgtggtTATTagtttaattaatatttatgttttgttTAGTTCATAAGTTGGCTCAGATCTgcattatcatttataattttaaaggactcaattttattaaaatgatgAAGTGTATTTAAATGTAAAAGGTATTCATTTCTATAAATAATTTGCTTACAAATGGTACAGTTAATAGATTTGGATCCACAATACTTTTCATGTTctgtatttttaatatattttaaaaagaaatgaaagtATGTAAACAacatattgtaataatattttattgatttatttaCTGTAGAATTATTTGTTTtgatattatcatatttatcaaaaaagGTAGCTAAAATAAattcttcattatatatattaatatttgattgtgtaaaaatattacaaaaagtacaatatataattttttttggacaaaataaattttgatgaaatataaattgtTTACGAAACAAAAGTTTATCACATACACATTTTATTTGAGTATGCCATATAAGTtcatgtgttttttttttattcttatgcATCCCTTCATTACAAATATCACAATGTATATGattatctttttcattttttttcaacacttttttacatatattacataagGTGAAATTTTTCAAACAATGAATTTTAtgcatatgtatattatattttaatatatttttaagacAATTATCACATGTAATATATGtgtcatcattattgttattatctatatcttgtgtatttatatttatattttttaacaaattaatattattatgaatgaATCCTGATGTATTAacacatttattattactgtCATCCTTTTTGGTactcatatttttttcaccATTTAATTTTAAGCATATACTATAATCAACAAGTGTGTCCATGTAATTATGAAcacctatatatattatatgtggaAAGAAATGTTCAAATATGTATTCTAAAAAGGAATCATCATAATTTTGcttttctattttatcaTCCTCATGATGATCATTACAAGTACCGTTGTGTACATTATCCTCTTTGTCATTCGCATGatgattatcattatttttattataaggTTGTTCTTTTATCATACATGCAAAGTGtagttttaaaatatttctgATGACC harbors:
- a CDS encoding 50S ribosomal protein L12, apicoplast, putative, giving the protein MKSVGSKVTKLIGKILCKNEKKNRRRKNNKTKDCSLFFIIKKQSCPLLYIILSILYITYCMECIVCMKLSKNDNCLNRNKYFFLEYKLNNDYYGKKSYVNNIRKHISKKDNVINNHKNFKLKSSKVDEIIESLKNLTLLEASELVKKIELTFSVDTKQNLNASNSSGQENKQNESDGKENEEDEENKVYDLILENIEPNKKIPIIKIVKEIKKDLNLKQAKDLVDNLPQTLFEKVNKETADKWKTKLTEAGGIVKLK
- a CDS encoding mitochondrial import receptor subunit TOM22, putative, which codes for MGTALSKIITINEENRLVISNKPVFQLAHKDAIRMRNKLRVAKNRINNFLKKSIKTTSWVVWIAGVSVVVLVTPIAFQYEKECQLFEMQAQFFQAQQAANVPQLN
- a CDS encoding ubiquitin fusion degradation protein 1, putative: MDDDFVRALNKFNSKFSFRNKKNSLNEVLQKNKRNDKKEDINCNKLKNDLELQYIHSSNNKICQKFLTLPLNKKSDKLKDHSDKIILPVSILKTLEKGNYKNEVEFPYTFSIKNVQNNYITHACVLEFSSNEGIIFVSDNIKENLGLNKPQNSSIARVLITYCILSKCDFIKLDSLNNNINDIKYMKNLLENELSLNYSTLTLGDYIHINHLNFYISELEPDNAVSLINTDINVDICERNNMEGYKNVNILGDHKDIYEIIKIDIPINSSIQKGMNKYKFVLNNNTLDLLKKGKIELAIHLQSQMMLHSLNLFISLPPLDSVSEVLHHLYIDDYSTDEIIINREVIRNILKLHFACMIKEQPYNKNNDNHHANDKEDNVHNGTCNDHHEDDKIEKQNYDDSFLEYIFEHFFPHIIYIGVHNYMDTLVDYSICLKLNGEKNMSTKKDDSNNKCVNTSGFIHNNINLLKNININTQDIDNNNNDDTYITCDNCLKNILKYNIHMHKIHCLKNFTLCNICKKVLKKNEKDNHIHCDICNEGMHKNKKKTHELIWHTQIKCVCDKLLFRKQFIFHQNLFCPKKIIYCTFCNIFTQSNINIYNEEFILATFFDKYDNIKTNNSTVNKSIKYYYNMLFTYFHFFLKYIKNTEHEKYCGSKSINCTICKQIIYRNEYLLHLNTLHHFNKIESFKIINDNADLSQLMN